The following are encoded together in the Chelonoidis abingdonii isolate Lonesome George unplaced genomic scaffold, CheloAbing_2.0 scaffold0554, whole genome shotgun sequence genome:
- the LOC116831144 gene encoding small nuclear ribonucleoprotein F-like produces the protein WPERGGGAVPGWGLFGSRAPRPDPAVVVTCAPQSLPLNPKPFLNGLTGKPVMVKLKWGMEYKGYLVSVDGYMNMQLANTEEYIDGALSGHLGEVLIRCNNVLYIRGVEEEEEDGEMRE, from the exons TGGCCGGAGAGAGGGGGCGGGGCGGTGCCGGGCTGGGGGCTGTTCGGGAGCCGGGCCCCTCGCCCTGACCCCGCCGTTGTGGTGACTTGCGCCCCGCAGAGCTTGCCCCTGAACCCCAAGCCCTTCCTGAACGGGCTGACGGGGAAGCCGGTGATGGTGAAGCTGAAGTGGGGGATGGAGTACAAGGGCTACCTGGTGTCTGTCGACGGCTACATGAACATGCAG CTTGCAAACACAGAAGAATACATCGATGGTGCATTGTCAGGACACCTTGGTGAAGTTTTGATAAG GTGTAACAATGTCCTATACATCAGAGGagtagaagaagaagaagaagatgggGAAATGAGAGAATAA